A region from the Lytechinus variegatus isolate NC3 chromosome 6, Lvar_3.0, whole genome shotgun sequence genome encodes:
- the LOC121416946 gene encoding uncharacterized protein LOC121416946, giving the protein MLKMGSSASTRRLPPVQKIAEPPSAQNSDASREVGGHDEADSGPVAPEGIIEPSNPAAPADTLADISDVLLVDSAAAKAKLKQEFSEEIKQCLIPVKEGIQHIQECDNFPCDSCNEHMKGINKVSRNKSIDRNAAADGLAIDTDYCKMFSYRWSNGELLQQIEDADPTEELTLQKKTIFTFYIELLGSSWNFTDKSEYFCLQMEEDGCLALISDWFLHLIEGSNSRNKWVDDLVFDAMNVIDNSCMRVRALAPRHHRVVPAIQKFGESTESLTQTIAYMTLAKLVKKEEADKLSTNTKCIVSLLSLLKKCLSNPDHKASTRRQTSKKNIVTVISLDAEELVQSVEDLAINDNNKKLIVTKGGISLLAELLKPNCSTEEKISAANTIWRLAFLKENKEKLRKDQGIIYNLTEYSQSEHEKLRTACMGALFEIYESRLPENLKSKKTDDGSPQRAPSDTAKSTGHIMLSYKWEHPSKPVMREFKKELRKRGYTVWMDEDHMMGDKIGAMAEAVENADMIIACITSGYQDSQDCRTEASYAYECKKKIIPVKVKADFKASGWLGGITAGKIYYIVQKAELVSEVLPSIIEKEFAVQKETIQKVNATTTGSQLPEQEPKSPPTESQVPGWDSKRVQDWLAANNVTSRNKALKSINGTQLLQLKKQLTTVPHAFYQSMKDDLKVPYLDVLSLAAALENLE; this is encoded by the exons ATGCTAAAGATGGGTTCTTCTGCTAGTACTCGACGGCTCCCACCAGTGCAAAAGATCGCAGAACCTCCATCTGCCCAAAACTCAGACGCTAGCCGAGAAGTAGGAGGCCATGATGAAGCGGACAGTGGTCCAGTGGCACCGGAAGGAATAATTGAGCCATCCAACCCGGCAGCTCCTGCTGACACCCTGGCTGACATTTCAGACGTTCTGCTTGTTGACTCTGCAGCTGCAAAGGCAAAATTAAAGCAGGAGTTCAGTGAGGAGATCAAACAATGTCTTATCCCTGTAAAGGAAGGTATCCAGCACATCCAGGAATGTGACAATTTCCCATGTGACTCATGCAATGAGCACATGAAGGGTATCAACAAAGTTTCTCGGAACAAGAGCATTGACCGCAACGCTGCCGCAGACGGGTTGGCCATTGACACGGACTACTGCAAAATGTTTAGCTATAGATGGTCAAACGGGGAATTGTTACAGCAGATCGAAGATGCTGATCCCACTGAAGAATTGACGCTCCAAAAGAAAACGATTTTCACGTTTTATATTGAACTTTTAGGTTCCAGTTGGAACTTCACCGATAAGTCCGAGTACTTCTGTCTGCAAATGGAAGAGGACGGATGCCTGGCGTTGATATCGGACTGGTTTTTACATCTGATTGAGGGTTCAAACTCCAGAAATAAATGGGTTGATGATCTAGTCTTCGATGCAATGAATGTAATTGACAATTCATGCATGAGAGTGAGGGCGTTGGCTCCAAGGCACCACCGAGTTGTACCTGCTATTCAGAAGTTCGGCGAGTCAACAGAAAGCTTGACCCAGACGATCGCGTACATGACGTTGGCTAAGCTagtgaagaaagaagaagcCGACAAGCTATCCACCAATACGAAATGCATTGTATCGCTACTGTCTCTCCTGAAGAAATGCCTCTCAAATCCAGACCACAAGGCCTCAACAAGAAGACAAACATCTAAGAAGAACATTGTCACCGTAATAAGTCTAGATGCAGAAGAGCTCGTACAATCCGTAGAAGATCTAGCCATCAATGATAACAACAAAAAGCTCATCGTTACAAAAGGTGGGATCTCACTCCTCGCGGAATTGCTCAAACCAAATTGTTCCACCGAAGAGAAGATCTCTGCCGCGAATACCATCTGGAGACTGGCATTCCtcaaggaaaataaagaaaaacttCGCAAAGACCAGGGTATCATATACA ATCTGACCGAGTATTCCCAGAGTGAGCATGAAAAACTCCGCACTGCCTGCATGGGAGCTCTCTTCGAGATCTACGAATCCAGACTTCCCGAAAACCTGAAGAGCAAGAAAACCGACGATGGGTCACCGCAGAGGGCGCCATCCGACACTGCAAAGTCAACTGGACACATCATGCTCAGCTACAAATGGGAACACCCGTCAAAACCTGTAATGCGTGAGTTCAAGAAGGAGCTTCGAAAAAGAGGGTACACCGTGTGGATGGATGAGGACCATATGA TGGGTGATAAAATTGGAGCGATGGCAGAAGCTGTAGAGAATGCTGACATGATAATTGCTTGTATTACAAGTGGTTACCAAGATAGTCAAGACTGCAGAACAG AAGCGTCTTATGCATATGAATGCAAGAAGAAGATTATTCCAGTGAAAGTTAAGGCCGACTTCAAAGCTTCTGGCTGGCTGGGGGGTATTACGGCCGGGAAGATATACTACATCGTGCAAAAAGCAGAGCTCGTCTCCGAAGTACTTCCTAGCATCATAGAAAAAGAATTCGCTGTGCAGAAAGAAACAATCCAGAAGGTGAATGCTACAACGACAG GGTCACAATTGCCGGAACAGGAACCGAAGTCACCCCCAACAGAATCTCAAGTACCCGGATGGGATTCAAAGAGGGTCCAGGATTGGCTGGCGGCGAACAACGTCACATCACGTAACAAAGCGCTTAAATCCATCAATGGAACTCAGTTGCTGCAGCTCAAGAAACAGCTTACCACAGTACCACATGCGTTCTACCAGTCCATGAAAGATGATCTGAAGGTTCCATACCTTGACGTTCTTTCCCTCGCAGCTGCACTTGAAAACCTTGAATAG